Part of the Geobacter pickeringii genome, CACGGTGGCACCCTCTTTCTGGACGAAATCGGAGAGATGCCTCTCTCACTGCAGGTGAAGCTCTTGCGCGTGCTGCAGGAAGGGGAGGTGAGGCGGCTGGGAGGGGCAAAACCGGTGCAGGTCGATGTGCGGGTCGTGTCGGCCACGGCGAAGGATCTCCCGGCGGAGGTGGCTGCCGGCAGGTTCCGGGAAGACCTCTATTTTCGCCTCAACGTCCTGAGCATCGCGCTCCCGCCGCTGCGGGAGCGGATGGAGGATGTGCCGTTCCTGGTTACTCATTTTGTGGGCAAGCACGGGGAAGAACTCGGGAGGCGGGATGCGAAAGTAGCTCCCGAGGCGCTGAAACTTCTGATGGGGTACGATTGGCCCGGCAACGTCCGGGAGTTGGAAAACTGCATCGAGAGAGGGCTCGTTCTCAGCGAGGGGGGGATTGTTGGCATCGAATCCCTTCCCCCCGTGGTGCGGAGAGGAGGGGCTGCCCCGCTTTCGGGGCTGCCCACCGACGCTCTTTCCCTTAAAAAGGCGGAAGAGCTGCTGGAGCGTGAATACATCCGCCGCGCCCTCGACACAACCGATGGGAACCGGACCCATGCGGCGCGCCTTCTCGAGATCAGTCATCGGGCGTTGCTCTACAAGATCAAGGAGTACGGGATAGAATAGTGTATAATTTTTAATAAAATAATTGCAATGAGATTAAGGCTGTGCAAGTATTGCACGGCCTTTTTAATTTTCGCGTACAGGGAGGTGCGGGGAATGGGTGGTGACCGAGAAGTCTGTGTTTCGTCCTCCGGCAGGAAGAGAGGGCAGTCAAGGGGGTTTACGCTCCTGGAGTTGCTGATTGTCGTTGCGATCATCTGCGTGATCAGCGCGATTGCGGCTCCGGCATTCAGCGATTATTACGGGGAGCTCTGCCTCAAATCCACTATGAGGGAGATCGGCGAGATGATCAAAGAGGCGAGATCGTTGAGCATCGCAGACCACCCCTATGCCGTCTGCTTCAATACGGACAAAAAAACGATCTCCCTCGTCTCTTCGAAAGGCGAAGATGAAAAGTGGAACACTGACGATGACCCGGTTGTCCGCTCCATCAGCCTTGTCAGAAAGGGGGGAGGCCTTCAGTTCGGCACCGGCGGCCATGGCCCCTATGAGAAAGGGCGGGCCAATCCGGCGGACGGGGTCGCCTTTCCGAACTGCAACAGCTTCATCTGTGATACGGGGCTGACCGGCAACGACGGTACCGTTTACATTCATTCGTCGGGGACGGGAACCGCCATGGCGCTTACGGTCAACTCGGA contains:
- a CDS encoding pilus assembly FimT family protein, with translation MGGDREVCVSSSGRKRGQSRGFTLLELLIVVAIICVISAIAAPAFSDYYGELCLKSTMREIGEMIKEARSLSIADHPYAVCFNTDKKTISLVSSKGEDEKWNTDDDPVVRSISLVRKGGGLQFGTGGHGPYEKGRANPADGVAFPNCNSFICDTGLTGNDGTVYIHSSGTGTAMALTVNSEKFSYTLHRWDGNRWRRCS